In the genome of Streptomyces violaceoruber, the window TGACGTCGTGGCCCTCGATGGCCTCGACGTCGAGCGGGGTCGGCAGGTAGCGCACGACCGCGTCGAGCAGGGGCTGGACGCCCTTGTTCTTGAACGCGGTGCCGCAGAACACCGGGGTGACCGTGGTGTCGCTGGACTTGCCGGAGGCGATGGTGACGCGACGGATCGCGGCGTACAACTGCTCCTCGGTGGGCTCCTGGCCCTCCAGGAACAGCTCCATGACCTCTTCGTCGTTCTCCGCGACGGCCTCGACCAGCTTGCCGCGCCACTCCTCGGCGGCCTCGGTGTGCGTGGCCGGGATGTCGACGACGTCGTACATCTCGCCCTTGGCCGCGTCGGCGGACCACACGAGCGCCTTCATGCGGACCAGGTCCACGACGCCCTGGAAGTCGGCCTCGGCACCGATCGGGAGCTGCATGACCAGCGGCTGGGCGCCCAGGCGGTCCGAGATCATGTCCACGCAGCGGTGGAACTCGGCGCCGGTGCGGTCCAGCTTGTTCACGAAGCAGATGCGGGGCACGCCGTAACGGTCGGCCTGACGCCACACCGTCTCGGACTGGGGCTCGACACCGGCGACACCGTCGAACACGGTCACGGCACCGTCGAGCACACGCAGGGACCGCTCCACCTCGACGGTGAAGTCGACGTGCCCCGGGGTGTCGATGATGTTGATCGTGTAGTCGTTGTCCTCGAGCGGCCAGTGACAGGTGGTCGCAGCAGACGTGATCGTGATGCCACGCTCCTGCTCCTGCTCCATCCAGTCCATCGTGGCGGCGCCGTCGTGGACCTCACCGATCTTGTACGAGACGCCGGTGTAGAACAGGATCCGCTCGGTGGTGGTCGTCTTGCCCGCGTCGATGTGGGCCATGATCCCGATGTTGCGGACCTTGGCCAGGTCAAGTGAAGTGGTAGCCATAAGGCTTCAGTCTTCTCTCGGTCTCGATGTGGGTAGCGACTACCAGCGGTAGTGCGCGAAGGCCTTGTTGGACTCGGCCATCTTGTGCGTGTCCTCGCGCTTCTTCACAGCGGCACCCAGGCCGTTGGAGGCGTCGAGGAGCTCGTTGAGCAGACGCTCGGTCATGGTCTTCTCGCGACGGGCGCGGGAGTAACCGACCAGCCAGCGCAGGGCGAGCGTGTTCGCACGGCCCGGCTTGACCTCGATCGGGACCTGGTAGGTCGCGCCACCGACACGGCGGGACTTGACCTCGAGGGTCGGCTTGATGTTCTCGAGAGCGCGCTTGAGCGTGATGACCGGGTCGTTGCCGGTCTTTTCGCGCAGACCCTCCATGGCGCCGTAGACGATGCGCTCGGCGGTGGAGCGCTTGCCGTTCAGCAGCACCTTGTTGATCAGGGAGGTCACCAGAGGAGAACCGTAGACCGGGTCGATGATGACCGGGCGCTTCGGGGCAGGGCCCTTACGAGGCATTCTTACTTCTCCTTCTTGGCGCCGTAGCGGCTGCGGGCCTGCTTGCGGTTCTTCACACCCTGGGTGTCAAGCGAACCGCGGATGATCTTGTAGCGAACACCCGGCAGGTCCTTCACACGGCCGCCGCGCACGAGCACGATGGAGTGCTCCTGCAGGTTGTGCCCCTCACCCGGAATGTAAGCGGTGACCTCGATCCCACTGGTCAGACGCACACGCGCGACCTTACGCAGGGCCGAGTTCGGCTTCTTCGGGGTGGTCGTGAACACACGCGTGCAGACGCCACGGCGCTGGGGCGAACCCTCGAGTGCGGGCGTCTTGTTCTTCTCGACCTTGTCCTGCCGGCCCTTCCGGACCAGCTGCTGGATCGTAGGCACTACTTCTCCGGTTTCTGTGTGCCGAATGGTGAAGCTAACCTGGAACGTCACCGACCCACGCGGTCGGGTGTGTCGAAGCCGCGAACTCCCGCCGCGAGGCGGAAGGAGACGCGAAATGCGGTGGCCACACACGGCCCCCGGTGCGGCTGTAGACACGCACGGGGGCCAGGGCACACCCCAGGCACAAGGTATGAGCGTACCTAGCGCATTCGCTGCGGTCAAAACAAATGGGCGACACCGGCATCGGCGCCCGCTCTATCCCACTTTGTCCTGTTCGGCGAGCGTGTCGGCGGAGCCGGGCGCGGGGCCGGGCACGGGTACGGTCGCCGCCGTGTCGTGGCGGACGAAGTAGGTGGGCCGGTTCTGCACCGCCGTGTATATGCGCCCGACATACTCGCCCAGCAGGCCGACACAGACCAGCTGCACGGCGCCGATGAAGACGATGCCGGTGAACAGCGAGGTCCAGCCGGGCACCGTGCGGCCCAGGGCGAACGCGGTCAGCGTGTAGACCAGCAGCCCCAGGCAGACCACGAAGGCGCCGGCGCCCAGCCAGGTGGCGATGCGCAGCGGGGCCGCGGAGAAGCCGGTGACGCTGTCCACCGCCAGGCGGATCATCCGGCCCAGCGGGTACTTCGTGCGGCCCGCCGTACGCGGCGCGCGCTCGTACGTCACCTGCCCGCTCGGGAAGCCCAGCCAGGGCACCAGCAGCCGGTACACCCGCTGCTGGTCGGGCAGGGCCTTGAGGGCCTCCACGGCGGCCCGGCTGAGCAGCCGGAAGTCGCCCGCCTGGGCGGGGACCGACGGGCCCGCCAGGCGCCGCATGAGCCGGTAGTAGACGCCCGCCGTCCACCGCTTGAACCCGGAGTCGCTGCTGCGGTCCGCACGGACCCCGTACACGATGTCGAGGCCCTCCGCGCGGGCCAGCGCCAGCATGTCGGGGATCT includes:
- a CDS encoding glycosyltransferase family 2 protein, encoding MPEGRDAERHAPVVLSVVIPMFNEEDVLPALVTRLRPVLTELGVPHEVVAVDDGSGDRTAELLDAFRLGWPELRVVALRRNSGHQAALTAGLDRARGAYVVSLDADLQDPPEKIPDMLALARAEGLDIVYGVRADRSSDSGFKRWTAGVYYRLMRRLAGPSVPAQAGDFRLLSRAAVEALKALPDQQRVYRLLVPWLGFPSGQVTYERAPRTAGRTKYPLGRMIRLAVDSVTGFSAAPLRIATWLGAGAFVVCLGLLVYTLTAFALGRTVPGWTSLFTGIVFIGAVQLVCVGLLGEYVGRIYTAVQNRPTYFVRHDTAATVPVPGPAPGSADTLAEQDKVG
- the rpsG gene encoding 30S ribosomal protein S7 codes for the protein MPRKGPAPKRPVIIDPVYGSPLVTSLINKVLLNGKRSTAERIVYGAMEGLREKTGNDPVITLKRALENIKPTLEVKSRRVGGATYQVPIEVKPGRANTLALRWLVGYSRARREKTMTERLLNELLDASNGLGAAVKKREDTHKMAESNKAFAHYRW
- the rpsL gene encoding 30S ribosomal protein S12 encodes the protein MPTIQQLVRKGRQDKVEKNKTPALEGSPQRRGVCTRVFTTTPKKPNSALRKVARVRLTSGIEVTAYIPGEGHNLQEHSIVLVRGGRVKDLPGVRYKIIRGSLDTQGVKNRKQARSRYGAKKEK